The following coding sequences lie in one Methanohalophilus levihalophilus genomic window:
- a CDS encoding 2-oxoacid:ferredoxin oxidoreductase subunit beta — protein sequence MVTLDDYKAGDTEWCPGCGNFSILAAVKKALVSLDKEPHEVLMVSGIGQSGKLPHYLKCNTFNGLHGRTLPPATGAKLANPELTVIAVGGDGDSYGEGGNHFIHALRRNPDITLIAHDNQIYGLTKGQASPTSEPGMKTKIQTHGVINTPFNPLAVAISLGCTFVSRGFAGDIEHLSSLIAEAVEHPGFSLVDILQPCISFNKLNTYSWYKERVYKLEDEGYDPTDRIKAFEKTLEWGERIPTGVFYKHDSTSFESKQPVLEKGPLVKQKYDPEELIDVMKSFM from the coding sequence ATGGTAACTCTTGACGATTACAAAGCAGGTGACACTGAGTGGTGTCCCGGATGTGGCAATTTCAGCATACTTGCAGCAGTCAAAAAAGCACTTGTGAGTCTTGACAAGGAACCGCATGAAGTCTTGATGGTTTCTGGAATCGGACAATCAGGCAAGCTTCCGCACTACCTGAAGTGTAACACTTTCAATGGCTTACATGGGCGCACTCTTCCTCCGGCAACAGGGGCCAAACTGGCAAATCCTGAACTTACGGTTATTGCAGTAGGGGGGGACGGTGATTCCTACGGTGAAGGTGGAAATCACTTCATCCATGCCCTTCGCCGGAATCCTGATATTACTCTTATTGCTCATGATAACCAGATCTACGGCCTTACAAAGGGGCAGGCTTCTCCGACGAGTGAACCGGGAATGAAAACCAAAATACAGACACATGGAGTTATCAATACACCTTTCAATCCTCTGGCTGTGGCTATTTCTCTTGGTTGTACCTTCGTTTCCCGTGGTTTTGCCGGTGACATCGAACACCTGTCTTCATTGATTGCGGAAGCAGTTGAACATCCCGGTTTTTCTCTGGTGGACATCCTGCAACCCTGTATTAGCTTCAATAAACTCAATACATACAGCTGGTACAAGGAAAGGGTCTATAAGCTGGAAGATGAGGGCTATGATCCCACCGATCGTATCAAAGCCTTCGAGAAAACACTGGAATGGGGAGAACGTATTCCTACAGGTGTGTTCTACAAACATGATTCGACAAGCTTTGAATCCAAACAGCCAGTGCTTGAAAAGGGCCCACTTGTGAAGCAGAAATATGATCCTGAAGAACTCATTGATGTCATGAAGAGCTTCATGTGA